Below is a window of Perca fluviatilis chromosome 6, GENO_Pfluv_1.0, whole genome shotgun sequence DNA.
cacacacagatatatatacacacagggacacacacagacacacagatatacatacacacacacacacacacagagatatacacacacacacacacacacagagatatacacacacagacacagggacacacacacacacacacacagatatacataacacacacacacacacacacacacacacacacacacacacacacacacacacacacacacagacacacacacacacacacacagatatatatacacacacacacacacagacacacagatatacatacacacacacacacacagatatatatatacacacagggacacacacagacacacagatatacatacacacacacacacagatatatatacacacagggacacacacagacacacagatatacatacacacacacacacagatatacacacacacacacagacacagggacacacacacacacagatatatatacacacagggacacacacagacacacagatatacatacacacacacacacagatatacacacacacacagagatatacacacacacacacagacacagggacacacacacacacagatatatatacacacagggacacacacagacacacagatatacatacacacacacacacacacacagatatacacacacagacacagggacacacacacacacacagatatacatacacacacagacacacagatatacatacacacacacacacacacacacacagatatacacacacagacacagagacacacacacacacacacacacacagatatatatacacacagagacacacacagacacacagatatacatacacacacacacacacagatatacacacacacacagagatacacacacacacacacagacacagggacacacacacacacacacacagatatatatacacacagggacacacacagacacacacatatacatacacacacacacacacagatatacacacacagacacagggacacacacacacacacacagatatacatacacacagggacacacagatatacatacacacacacacagatatacatacacacacagacacacagatatacatacacacacacacagatatacacacacagacacagggacacacacacagatatatatacacacagggcacacacagacacacagatatacatacacacacacacacacacagatatacacacacacacacagagatatacacacacacgcacagagacacacatacacacagagacacctacacagagacagacacacatacacacagagacacgcacagagacccacacacacacacacacacacacacacagacaaacacacaaagacacacacagatacttacagagacagacacatacacacagacacacagagacagacacacacacacacacagagatgcacgcacacacacacagacacacagactggGAAAGACTGTGACGCTGTGGACCTGCTCTGTTCCTCTCGGCTCGGCGGCATCTCGTGTGTGTTTGTAACCGCGGCGTCTCTGTTCTCCGTGTGGTCGCCAGGAAGAGCTCAGtttactgtctgtgtgaagGAAGGGACCAGGAAGAGCTCAGtttactgtctgtgtgaagGAAGGGACCAGGAAGAGCTCAGtttactgtctgtgtgaagGAAGGGACCAGGAAGAGCTCAGTTTACTATCTGTGTGAAGGGAAGGAAGGACGAGGCAGTTTACTGTCTGTGTGGAAGGAAGGACCAGGCAGAGCTTCGGtttactgtctgtgtgaagGAAGGGACCAGGCAGAGCTCGGTTTACTGTCTCTGTGAAGGAAGGGACCAGGAAGAGCTTCGGtttactgtctgtgtgaagGAAGGACCAGGAAGAGCTCGGtttactgtctgtgtgaagGAAGGGACCAGGCAGAGCTCGGtttactgtctgtgtgaagGAAGGGACCAGGAAGAGCTCGGtttactgtctgtgtgaagGAAGGGACCAGGAAGAGCTCGGtttactgtctgtgtgaagGAAGGGACCAGGAAGAGCTCGGtttactgtctgtgtgaagGAAGGGACCAGGAAGAGCTCAGtttactgtctgtgtgaagGAAGGGACCAGGAAGAGCTCAGtttactgtctgtgtgaagGAAGGGACCAGGAAGAGCTCGGtttactgtctgtgtgaagGAAGGGACCAGGAAGAGCTCGGtttactgtctgtgtgaagGAAGGGACCAGGAAGAGCTCGGtttactgtctgtgtgaagGAAGGGACCAGGAAGAGCTCGGtttactgtctgtgtgaagGAAGGGACCAGGAAGAGCTCGGtttactgtctgtgtgaagGAAGGGACCAGGAAGAGCTCGGtttactgtctgtgtgaagGAAGGGACCAGGAAGAGCTCAGTTTACTATCTGTGTGAAGGAAGGGACCAGGAAGAGCTCGGtttactgtctgtgtgaagGAAGGGACCAGGAAGAGCTCGGtttactgtctgtgtgaagGAAGGGACCAGGCAGAGCTCAGTTTACTATCTGTGTGAAGGAAGAGACCAGGAAGAGCTCGGtttactgtctgtgtgaagGAAGGGACCAGGAAGAGCTCAGtttactgtctgtgtgaagGAAGGGACCAGGCAGAGCTCAGTTTACTATCTGTGTGAAGGAAGAGACCAGGAAGAGCTCGGtttactgtctgtgtgaagGAAGGGACCAGGAAGAGCTCGGtttactgtctgtgtgaagGAAGGGACCAGGAAGAGCTCAGtttactgtctgtgtgaagGAAGGGACCAGGCAGAGCTCGGtttactgtctgtgtgaagGAAGGGACCAGGAAGAGCTCAGtttactgtctgtgtgaagGAAGGGACCAGGAAGAGCTCAGtttactgtctgtgtgaagGAAGGGACCAGGAAGAGCTCAGtttactgtctgtgtgaagGAAGGGACCAGAGTGACGAGGCAGTGATGGTAATTGTGACGAGTCATTTGTGTAGCCATGACGCACAATGACGACGCATAAAACACAACCACCCTTTTGTTAGGAAGAAATAACTTGAGTGATGCCAACTATGTAACCATAATTAACTTTTGGGAGGGGAACAGTTACAGATTAGAGCTTCAACTATCCATTATTTACATTGTTGATTCATCTGGCATGTCTCGTTTGGTCTAAAACAATgtcagaaaaatatattaagttTACTGGCACGGATGAGTGAAGAAACAAGAAAAATATTCACTTttaaataggtgtgtgtgtgtgtgtgtgtgttcaactgTTAAATTAATCTACAACTATTTAGATAAACATTTGATCagtttgagtctttttttatgtgattccagcttgttaaatgtgaatattttctttctttcattccttcCCTTATTTATTCATCCTTGCCTTCCATTCTTCTtgccttttccctttttttcccccatcctTGCCTCCTTTCTTTTATCCTTCTTCCCTTTTCTTCTTCCCCATTTCCTTTCCTACAaacttcctttcttctttccttccctccttaTATACATACGGTACTTAAAAAACTTAATACGAAGTTTAGGGaggtttgagtttttttaatgtaaaaacaggtgaacttgtgtgatgtcagcaaCGATAGTTGCAGCTCTAACACAGATATGAAAACGAGAGTTGTGTCAAATGTTACGGAGAGCATTtctgttgagagagagagaatatattGATTTGTTGTCAATGAATTGATTtatcaccaactattttgataatagcTGTCATAACGTGTGTGTTAGTTGTcagtattttgataatcgatgaatcagtttgagtcaaaacttctctgattccagcttgtttgaatgtgaatattgttctagtgtcttctctcctctgtgacagtaaactgaagatcttttgagttgtggaacAAAATAAGACCTTTTGAgaatgtcatcttgggctttttgggaaacactgatccacatttttcaccacttCAGAGCCCaaacaactcatccattcatccagaaaataatccacagattaatcCACCAtgtaaaataatcattagttgcagctctactttCACAAGTGTTTGTGCAGAAAACTTCTCGCTGTGTGAGTCTCTCAGtctaattctctctctctctctctccgtgtttCTCTCGTTTTTGTTAGCAATGGCCCAGGAGACGAACCAGAGCCAGGCGCCGATGCTTTGTGCCACCGGCTGTGGCTTCTACGGTAACCCTCGAACCAACGGCATGTGCTCCGTGTGCTACAAGGATCACCTGACGCGCCAGCAGAGCAGCGACCGCACAAGCCCCCTCAGCCCCATGGGTAGGTGGCCCTGAGTTTGTGTTGTAAACTCAAAAGCACCGTAAACTATATATTTACAGCTGGGTTTATTATAGTAAACTTAAACACAAATAAGTAGTGAAATAATATATTGGTtgtaaactgaaactaaatgAACACTAAAACCTTCCGAGATAAAATACATTGAAGCTATATTGGCaggttaaaaaatataataaaaataacgaTGAACGATGAATGCCTTTCTGAAAGCTAACTAATACTagtaaacacactctgaaacTAACTCAGACTAATACTagtaaacacactctgaaacTAACTCAGACTAATACTagtaaacacactctgaaaatTAACTCAAACTAATAGTAGTAAAACACATACTATAAACACACTTATCTGAAACTAACTCAACTGATTAAAACACACTCTGAAACTAACTCGCAGTAATACTAGTAAACAAACTCTGGAAACTAACTCAGACTTgtaaacacactctgaaaactaactcaGACTAATGTAAAAATCTCAAACTAACTTAGTACTAGTaaacacactttgaaactaACTCAGACTAGTAAACACACCCCGAAAACCAAAACTAGTAAACACTCTGAAACTAACTCAGACTAGTAAACACACCTTAAGAAACTAACTGACTAGTAAACACACTGGAAACTAACTCGACTAGTAAACACTCTCTGAAACTAATACTGTGACTAGTAAACACACTTCGCAAACTAACTCAGACTAGTAAACACTCTCTAAAACTAACTCAGACTagtaaacacactctgaaacTAACTCAGACTAGTAAAAAACACTCTGAAACTAACTCAGACTAGTAAAACACACTGAATACTCACTAGTAAATAAACTCTGAAACTAACTCAGACTAGTAAACACCTCTCTGAAACTAACTCCAGACTagtaaacacactctgaaacTAACTCAGACTAGTAAACACACTCGAAAACTAACTCAGACTagtaaacacactctgaaaactaactcagactagtaaacacactctgaaacTAACTCAGACTAGTAAACACTCTCTGAAACTAACTCAGACTAGTAAACACACTCTGCTAGTTAAACTTAAACTCAGACTagtaaacacactctgaaacTAACTCAGACTAGTAAACACACTGAAACTAACTCAGACTAGTAAACACTCTCTGAAACTAACTCAGACTAGTAAACACACTCTGACACTAACTCAGACTagtaaacacactctgaaacTAACTCAGACTAGTAAACACTCTCTGAAACTAACTCAGACTagtaaacacactctgaaacTAACTCAAACAAGTAAACACTCTCTGAAACTAACTCAGACTagtaaacacactctgaaacTAACTCAAACTAGTAAACACACTCTGACACTAACTCAGACTAGTAAACACACTCTGACACTAACTCAGACTAGTAAACACTCTCTGAAACTAACTCAGATTagtaaacacactctgaaacTAACTCAGACTagtaaacacactctgaaacTAACTCAGACTagtaaacacactctgaaacTAACTCAGACTAGTAAACACTCTCTGAAACTAACTCAGACTATTAAACACACTCTGAAACTAACTCAGACTAGTAAACACTCTCTGAAACTAACTCAGACTagtaaacacactctgaaacTAACTCAGACTagtaaacacactctgaaacTAACTCAGACTagtaaacacactctgaaacTAACTCAGACTAGTAAACACTCTCTGAAACTAACTCAGACTAGTAAACACTCTCTGAAACTAACTCAGACTagtaaacacactctgaaacTAACTCAGACTagtaaacacactctgaaacTAACTCAGACTAGTAAACACTCTCTGAAACTAACTCAGACTagtaaacacactctgaaacTAACTCAGACTagtaaacacactctgaaacTAACTCAGACTAAACTCGAAGTGAATCTACTAACCTGAACAGCTGTACTAACCGTGACTTACATCTGGAGGTGAGCAGGGACTGGAGGAGGAAGTTGTTTTCGTAGTTGTAGCCAGAAAGtgttaaaatgttttcccaTCCCCCCTCTCTGTTTCCACTGTGTGTAATCAAAGACAGCGtttttcctccatgacagtgttcaaggttggggggggggggggggcagtgttCACTCCTTTCGACATTTTTAGGGTCAGACGTTGAAGTTTCTCTCACAATAAGACACTGGCAAACTATTTCACAAACAAGACAAACCATTTTATTACAAAGATTATCTTGAATGCAGCTTTGACCAGCCGATGTTTCGACATTTCTCAAATCAACGATTCAAATATTTacttgcgattaatcgcattattGTCCGTAGTtttcatagacacacacacgcacgcacagacacacacagacacacgcacgcacacacacacacacacacacacacaggcacacacacacacacacacacacacacatgcacatacacacacagacaccgggatacacagcacacacacacaacaacacgcagccacacacacacacgcacagacacacacacacacacgcacacacaggcagacacacgcacgcacagacacacacatgcacatacacacacagacacacacacgcacagacacacacacgcacagacacagggatacacacgcacagacacacacacacgcacagacacacccgcacacacacacacacacacacgcacagacacagagatacacacgcccagacacacaaacacacaccacaaacaaactgacacacaaacccacaccacacacacacacacacacactgatacacacacacacacacaaaaacacacacacactgacacacaaacacacaccacaaacacactgacacacaaacacacacgccacacaaacccacaccacacacacacacacacacccacaaacacacacactgacacacacacaaaaacgcaaaaacacacacacactgacacacaaacacaccacaaacaaacaccgcacgcacacacactgacacacaaacacacacacacacagacacacacacacagtgtgcgtCATGACTACAAGCAGTAAAGATTAAAGCCACCGTGAAACAGGAAGCCCAGGATCATTCATCATTACACAACCGCTCTCTCTTCAAGAACTGTTTccgttttttattgttttttttatttgtaatgccAACATTAACACAATGCAGTGCATGCAAACATGTTTGGGGGTTTTCTTGGTATTTTCCTGCTTTGATTGTACacattttgtactttttgtGTTCAGAATTCAAACGTCATTGTGCTCAGTTCTTGTCTGACTGAGTTCTCTGTGTTGTCTGATCCAGGATCGGCTGGTAGCCCTACCTCAGAGGCCTCGGCCATCCAGAGACTAGAAGCCAGTCTAGCCAAGGTCGACGCCTCCCCGGCTTCATCGCCCGACATGTCTAGGTCAGTACCGGCTGGTTTTGATCCTAATGGCCCTATTTCaacgatgtaagagacattcagggccctatttcaacgatgtaagagacattcagggccctatttcaacgatgtaagagacattcagggccctatttcaacgatgtaagagacattcagggccctatttcaacgatgtaagagacattcagggccctattttaacgatgtaagagacattcagggccctatttcaacgatgtaagagacattcagggctcTATTTCaacgatgtaagagacattcagggccctatttcaacgatgtaagagacattcagggctcTATTTCaacgatgtaagagacattcagggccctattttaacgatgtaagagacgttcagggccctattttaacgatgtaagagacgttcagggccctatttcaacgatgtaagagacattcagggctaTTTTAACGaatgtttagggcgtgtccaaatccactttttgtTAGTTTGACGGTGGTAAAAAGGgtccgtatatatatatatatatatatatatatcctgcaaaatacctcatatatatcctgcaaaaatgaagcactgcaaccaaaactacatatagcattatcaaaatcaaacttttcatTTCACTTCATTCATGTTACCAGATGTgtgtctaaccaactacacactgttgggcataatgaaaaACCCTCTCATCTTTAGTGTGCTttgccataatactaaaatagttcaaattgtagaaaattcttcagattgttcacatgcacagacatatttgcagatacacacacatgctgttgaaacatttttatttttcaccaaacaagtcagtgcaagatatgcacagcagatatatttacatcGGACTGCACAAAAATATgctaaaaaaacagtaaactgaaaaagaaaattgcagaaaaaatgtGCAGAAAAAATATCTAGAAAAAAGAGGCATCATAGTGCCTAGTTCCTGATTAAAGTGGTAACAATTAACCATGGAGGTGATTGGCCAGGTGGCTCATATATATTGGCCAATCAGCTCatgcagtgttttgaaatggcaaacatgtgactttatgtcagatcgttgtgtcttatgcagagaactgtgttcagtgcatttaaaaagtgccattttgaattgcaaaatgtgtgtaaagcagaaaatgtgtttagacttctggagacttgagaagagcTTTTGCACTCTGTGTGTTAGTTTAAATGATTGTGCTATGCatgatgtcattttagtgtgttagcaactggaaaaaactggaaaagccaggcgcgttatgatggaggatttgcattatttatattatttttttagttaTATTTTATAACTGCTTAAACACAGTGCCTGCGGCCAGGGCTTTCCCGCCATTAGAAGGTTATAGGTGCAGTAAGCTGGATGAATGTCACTAAAAGACTTTCCCCAGATCTAGTGACTGTAGGGGAATTGCATTTTCTTAATTGAAAAacgtaacattttcttgagaAATGACGCCTAAACCCCTCGCCAAATACACACTCCTAAGTCTTCCTCAAAGCTAGGAAAACCAGTTAGAAACATCCGATCTAAGCAGGTCAAAGGATTATTGTAGAAACCTATGtgtacagacatgaaaatcactcacctttcaGCGAAATTCACCGTTTTTAAACCAgaataggtgacctacgtgaatcgtgtagattcgatgagaaaatgtttaaggggggagagggggggtgtaagtactcggtcctggtgcccgatttctggcgtatgactattttagaaaaataaataaatttaaaaagtccacatgggatttgttttgatgcgctggatttatattaaccatactgtctatggatttaaccaatcaCCGAACTTAcaccaaccaatgaaacgagttctagccaatcagatgcaaagtagggcgggtctttgccaaAATGTTAATGCGGCTAAAAAAAATGGcggcaaagtttatcaaacttggagcatgtagataccaTAGAGGTAGATAcaggcagctttagttgagaaaggagttaaaacaaagcagctaatatcaacatggacaaaatcatgaatgtactaatttgcttttttgatgatgacctggactaagtagtacattttagttttcacaatgattcattgtaggattatgatattattgcagtatgtaaatccacattgactctttatttaacatcTGGTTttgaagaagtaaaaattgatccaaaacgttttagtctttaaaaattatgacttttattattgttttgccagtcaaattaactttaatgagtgcatattgaaatattacactgttggttggaaaaaaatgcatctcaaaatgcatcagattgatgctttaaaatatggaatatttaaaattttcttccagGGGACCATTCCCCCgacccccctagaggggtaatatctttctcacctttttcacccctgacccgttttcatgcctggtGTACCACAGAGGAcacgttagctaatgttagcaacgTGTTAGCAAGCTAAGGTACTTTCAAAACAATATGCGGCCTAGCTTTCTGATTATCCATATTCCACTATAACACAAGTTGCATCCTGTGCAATTTCCACATCCATTTTTGTTTGCTCTGTCTATATAATTAGTAATTGGTGAACGTGAGAGCTGACTGATCCCTGTTTCTTCCTCTTTTATTCAATCATTCAGAACTGTTCAAGGATCTCTTCCTGTGACTCAACAAATGACAGAGATGAGCATCTCGAGAGAGGACAAACCTGAACCCTTAGAGCccggtaaacacacacacacacacacacacacacacacacacacacacacacacacacacagacacagacacagacacacacacacacacacacagagacagacacagagacagagacacacacacacacacacacacagagaccgagacacacacacacacacacacacacacacacagacacacgcacacacacacacacacacagatgcacacacacagagacacacacacacagagacagagacacacacacacacacagaccgagaacacacacacacacacacagagacagagacacacacacaccacacgaccagagacacacacacacacacacacacacacagatgcacatacagagacggacacacacacagatgcacacacagagacacacacacacacagagaccgagacacacacacacacacacacagagacagacacacacacacacacacacagagaccgagacacacacacacacacacacacacacagagaccgagagagacacacacacacacactcttgcagTAACAGGCAGGCTAGCAGATCTaaacaagcagacacacacaggagaacTCCTCCATACAGACTTCTTGAGGCAACCATGGCAGCACCGCTGCTGCATACCTAAAACCCAGCTGTTAGTTCAACTCCCAGCCTCCGAGAAAGAGAGGAGGCCTAAAAATAGACCGGATCTAAAAATACCTCTACACCAGAGGGCTTCCTCCGAGTCGGCACGGTGTGGCTCTGCCAAGAACTAGAGCTGGAAATGTCGAGATAAGGAGCGTACTAACTACTGGGGTTAGGTACAGAAGAACACCACTCAGTTGCATGTCTAAGGCTACATGTACACTACTATGTTTTGGTTTAGCACCcatgttgtcctcccgggtcagaactgaaaatcactttttacgacacattttttatgctttttttcaacattttttgaggtttttgtcccttttttttttttttttttaaacattgttagcgccggcaattttttgctatttattctgttgtgtcctgccttggttgcaccggattgttgtggtctgcagaagcgcagagaactccCCCTTTTTTCCTTGTTAGCGCCTTGTTTGTTTGTCGCTTTTCTCAAGGCTGtattctgctgttttctagGCTTTCAGTGCCTTTAGTCgcttttttttccaatgtttttggcgcttttgtcactttttatgtcatttcaatcAACAttctttgacgttttttttaaacattttaattgcgAAGAGCGCTGCGTTGAACCGtccgtgttatttttgggcactttggttgaaagaaagccacatttctgatgtagaaaacTTTGAGAAGGGGTCAGAACACCTCACTACTGCTGCGTTTCCGAGCCCCGAAGACTTCAAcctttggaaacactgctgcgcCCTGTTTTGGTTTGTAAACTCCGGCGTTgttttgtagtctggacggagACAAACTGAGACTTTTGGAAACGAAGACGCAGGCCAGCCTTTGCCTCCCGATTGGGTCTCATCAGTCATGACTATTTTGAATTCTGAATTTCAGAAAACAGTCCGTCCCTAAAGAAAGGTCAGTcggtcttatcggttaggtctCTTCCAGACCtctcagtaacagttccacctcgtcCTTGCTCCAAGATCATAAATcctgctcttacttttcacCGTTGTTGctctttctccaaagtattttctgtatttttaaacTTCTACATCTGTGATTTCCAACCgcagagtaacgtcagacaatctgcttcctgttcaCACCGGCACGcactaggggtgtaagaaaaagttgatacacttgagtatcgcaatattttattttgcaatactatatccatttattttattttttttataacgttcaaaaatattcattattGTTTCaagtttatgttgtgtttaaatccTCTACTGCTAgctggctatgctgagacacaccactagtgtccttgcctagcagtgcctaacagtgcctaacaacagtgcctagcagtgtctaacaacagtgcctagcagtgcctaacaacagtgcctagcagtgcctaacaacagtgcctagcagtgcccaacagtgcctagcagtgcctaacaacagtgcctagcagtgcctaacaacagtgcctagcagtgcctaacaacagtgcctagcagtgcccaacagtgcctagcagtgcctaacaacagtgcctagcagtggcTAGCAACAGTGCCTAacaacagtgcctagcagtgcctaacaacagtgcctagcagtgtctaacaacagtgcctagcagtgcctaacagtgcctaacaacAATGCCCAACAGTGCCTAacaacagtgcctagcagtgcctaacagtgtgATAATATTGCGATatattgaatatatatttaatattattctAGCCTATACacagccctaacacacacatgcccagtgtGTCTCAACGGTCATGTGATCTGTGATGTCAGACGTGTTAGTATGGACAGGGTTaagttctgctactggagctgaCACTCTTGTGTGGACGGAGATCATTTTAGTAGTCGTGTAGATGGAGCCTTATAGAGCTGTGAACAAAACTCATAGACTTTGCTGCAAATGAAAGCTGAGGAAATGGCCTTGGTTGGCATGTGTTAataagtctctttctctctgtctctctctactgtAGTTGTAAACCAGCCTGCTGCTTGTAGCCCTTCTCCTGTAGCCTCCTCCAGCGCTGAAGAAGGGAAGGGAGACACCCCCAAACCCAAGAAGAACCGATGCTTCATGTGCCGCAAACGGGTCGGACTTACAGGTGAGCACggcaacctgtgtgtgtgtgtgtgtgtgtgtgtgtgtgtgtgtgtgtgtgtctctctctgtgtgtgtgtctctctgtgtgtgtctctctctctctgtgtgtgtgtgtctctctctctctctctttctctgtgtgtgtgtctctctctctctctgtgtgtgtgtgtgtgtgtctctctctctctctttctctctgtgtgtgtgtgtctctctctctttctctgtgtgtgtgtgtttgtctttctctgtgtgtctgtgtgtctctctctgtgtgtgtgtgtgtctctctctctctctctctctctctctgtgtgtgtgtgtgtctctctctctctgtgtctctctctctctgtctctctctctctctctctctctctctctctgtgtctctctctgtctctctctctctctctctgtgtctctctgtct
It encodes the following:
- the zfand5a gene encoding AN1-type zinc finger protein 5a isoform X1, yielding MKSEKSSACGAMAQETNQSQAPMLCATGCGFYGNPRTNGMCSVCYKDHLTRQQSSDRTSPLSPMGSAGSPTSEASAIQRLEASLAKVDASPASSPDMSRTVQGSLPVTQQMTEMSISREDKPEPLEPVVNQPAACSPSPVASSSAEEGKGDTPKPKKNRCFMCRKRVGLTGFDCRCGNLFCGIHRYSDKHNCPYDYKAEAAAKIRKENPVVVADKIQRI
- the zfand5a gene encoding AN1-type zinc finger protein 5a isoform X2 → MAQETNQSQAPMLCATGCGFYGNPRTNGMCSVCYKDHLTRQQSSDRTSPLSPMGSAGSPTSEASAIQRLEASLAKVDASPASSPDMSRTVQGSLPVTQQMTEMSISREDKPEPLEPVVNQPAACSPSPVASSSAEEGKGDTPKPKKNRCFMCRKRVGLTGFDCRCGNLFCGIHRYSDKHNCPYDYKAEAAAKIRKENPVVVADKIQRI